From Granulicella arctica:
TCGTGCATTCAGCGGAGCAGTGGTCGATGCCCCCTCCAACAAGGCATCAGCCTCAGGAAGCCGTCTCAGATAGATCAGCGCCAATCCCTCGTTGAGCACTGGAACGATCGCCGCAGGGTCAGCTTTATGAGCTTTTTCGAAATGAGTCAGCGCCTTGGCCAGGAGTTGTTGGTTCATCAAGGCTACCCCGGTGTTGTTCTCGCGTGCTGCCTCAACCACAGCGGTGTTTGGCTCAGCGCTCCATGCGGGTATGCTTATCAGCAGCGAACATGCGATACATAGGCCAGCCTGGAAAAAAGCGAATGGTTTCACGGTTCTCTTTCTCAATCGCGATCTATCCACGAGGCGATAAAAAAAATCCTTCGTCCGCGAAAACAGGCATACAAGGCCTATCTGATCTCCTAAAGTATACAGACGTAAGGCGTTTCCCTTCGTCTATGCCTTGATGCCGTACATCTCCACGATCAGGATTGCAGTGGTGATGTAATCGTCACGGGAGCCGACGTAAACTGGGGCGACGTTAGTTTTTGAGGTGGCTATGAATCAGTATGTAGAGCGGGTTGTAGATCTCCTTGACCCAGCAACAAACGACCTGCACGATCTCACAACAGATCAGGCCCGCGCCTTGCTCGTCGAGCACGGAACCGAGGCTATGCGGCAGATCGAGGGATCATTCTCACTTGTGGCCCGTTCCGGCAAGATGGTGCGTATGGTTCGGTCGTTGGATCGTCCCATGCGCTACTTTCTGGCGAAGCGCACCGAAGGACCCGTCTTGATCGTTGCCGACCGAATCGACGCAATCCAGGCATGGCTACAGGCTGAGGGTCTCGAAGGCCAATTCCACCCCAGCTATACGCGCATGATCCCGGCACATCACGTAGTTGACCTTCAACTGGTCGGCTGCCCGGATCCCGACCCCATATACACCCGCTTCTTTACGCCTGCTATGGCAACGATGCAGCCAGACACCCAGACGATTGGCGACCGGTACATTCAAACCTTGGCTGACGAAATCTCGATCTGGTTAGACAGAGTTCCGACGAACGAACCACTCGGGGTGTGCTTCTCAGGCGGGATCGACAGTGGGAGCGTCTTCCTGACCGTGTATCACGTCATGAAGACCAGAGGAATGGCCTTGACGCGCCTCAAAGCTTTTGTCCTGGATCTCGGCGACGGCCCCGACCTTCAGCAGGCACAGAGCTTTCTTGAGTCCGTCGACCTCGGTTTGTTTCTGGAGCCGATCCAGGTTGATCCAGCCACAATCGATATCCAGGAAACGATCGGCATCATCGAAGACTATCAATCACTCGATGTGCAGTCCGCATCGATGGCGATCGCGTTGTTGCGAGGAATCCGCAACGAGTATCCAGAGTGGGGCTACCTGCTGGATGGCGACGGCGGCGACGAGAACCTGAAGGACTATCCTATCGATGAGAATCCCGAGCTTACGATTCGTAGCGTCATTCACAACTCCATGCTCTATCAGGAGGGATGGGGCGTCGGTAAAATCAAGCATTCCCTTACCTACAGCGGAGGGCTAAGCCGTTCCTACACGCGAACCTACGGACCCGCGCAGCATTTCAATTTTCGCGGTTTCAGTCCGTACACCCGCCCGAAGGTGATCGCGGTCGCGGAGTCCATCCCCTTCATAACGTTGACCGACCATAACGTCGAACGCTTGTACGAGCTAAAAGGGGAGATCGTCTCGAAGGGCATCGCAAGTCTTACCGGCTTCACAATGCCGGTATTCCCAAAGAGACGCTTTCAACACGGCGCGATCTCCGAACAAGCCATGCACAAGACCCTGCCTATGGCTGAGACGGAATACCGGAAGCAGTTCCTCTCACGTTACCTATGACCCTGCTGCCGCTGCTCTATCCAGAATACGCTGCCGAACGAGACCAATGGATAGTCGCTCACCGCGGCCCTCGAGCAGTGCTCGACCCGCGCAAGCCCTATGCCTTCCTGTCGGAGCAGGAACGTACTGCATCGGGAGAAATTGCTACGATTTCCACCGTATTTCTCACCAATCGTGAATGTCCCTTCCGTTGCCTCATGTGCGATCTCTGGCAGAACACGTTGACCTCGAGAGTTCCCGTTGGTGCCATACCGGAGCAGATCGCCTTCGCGTTGCAAGAGCTTCCGCCCGCAAGTTGCATCAAGCTCTACAACAGCGGCAGCTTCTTCGACACGCAGGCCATTCCTCCTGAGGATTATCCCGCCATAGCAGCACTCGTCCAAGCCTTCGAACGAGTCATCGTTGAGAGTCACCCGGCGCTGATCGGTGATCGATGTCTTCGTTTCCGAGATCTACTCAGCGCAAATCTTGAGGTCGCCCTAGGTCTGGAGACAGTTAATCCCGAAGCAATGCAACATCTTAATAAGCACCTGACACTCGAACAATTCACGGCAGCCGCAGAACGCCTGTTCGAGCAGAAGATTGACCTGCGTGTGTTCATACTCGTCCAGCCCCCGTTTGTTCAAGCTGTTGAAGCTTTGTACTGGGCGCAGCGCTCCATCGACTTCGCGTTTGAGTGCAAGGCTACCGCACTTACCCTCATCCCGACCCGAGGCGGAAACGGCGCCATGGAGTCGTTACGACAGGCCGGATTCTTCACGCCGCCCGACCTACAGACTTTTGAAGCATCCGTCGAATACGGTGTTCGCCAGCGAAAAGGTCGCGTCTTCGCCGACCTTTGGAACATCGAGCAAATAGCATGCTGCGGACACTGCGCCACAGCACGCATTGCACGCCTGCAGGAGATCAATCTCACGCAGACCGTCCCTCCCGGAGTCGAGTGTCTATCGTGCCAGGCATCCGTATGAGCGACATCTACGACGTTGTCATCATAGGATCGGGCTTTGCTGGTTCCCTGTTAGCAATGATTGCAAAGCAAATCGGACGCTCAGTCCTTCTGCTCGAACGTAACGCCCATCCACGCATGATGATTGGCGAGTCCTCAACTCCCCTCTCAAACCTTCTTCTGGAAGAACTCGCAATAACCTACCGCCTGCCCGACCTACTCCCATTTACAAAATGGGGAACTTGGCAGCAGCATCATCCCGAAGTCGGCTGCGGATTGAAGCGGGGCTTCTCCTTCTTTCACCATGATCTCGAAAACGCAGGCAACGAGCCTTCTGACAACGAAATGTTGGTAGCAGCAAGCCCCCATGATCAGATCGCAGACACGCATTGGTATCGTGCAGACTTTGACCACTGGCTCGTAAGTAGTGCACAGCAACACGGCGTAACCTATCTCGATGAAGTCACCCTGCGCCGTTACACAGAAGCCGATGACTACGTTGTGCTATCGGGTGAGCGCAACCAGAAGGACATCCAATTTCGTTGCCGCTTTGTGATCGATGCTACCGGACCGCGCGGCTGCCTTCATCACTTACTCGGGCTCCATGAAGCGGATATGTCTGCCATGCCCGCTACCAAGGCACTCTACAGTCACTTCAGCCATGTTGGCCGGCTGGACGATTTCACCTCGTCGCAGTATCCAGACAGCCCACCGTACCCAATCGATGACGCGGCCGTGCATCACGTCTTTGATGGCGGATGGGTATGGGTATTGCGCTTCAACAATGGCATCACAAGCGCGGGTGTTGCCGCGACAGAGTCTGCAGCTGATCGCCTCGGGCTGCGGGAAGGGGCTGGGGCATGGACGCGGTTGCTTGAGAAAATGCCGACGCTACAACGGCAATTCGCGGAAGCCGTCCCGTTGCACCCATTCACCTACTTACCTCGACTCGCGTTCCGAAGCGGCACCATGACCGGCAAGCGATGGGCCATGCTTCCGTCAGCCGCGGGCTTTGTCGACCCACTTCTGTCTTCCGGCTTTCCTCTGGCGCTGCTCGGGATAAGCCGCTTGGCCAGGATCCTCGATCTCCACTGGAACCAATCTACCTTCGCAGCAGAGCTGCTGGCTTATGAACAGTCAACGGATGGCGAACTCCTCGCCACCTCCCGCCTCATCGGAGCTCTCTATGCCAACATGAACAACTTCGAAGCCTTCCGCGCAATCTCACTTCTGTATTTTGCAGCTGCAAGCTACTCGGAGACCGCTCGTCGCCTGAGCAAGCCCGAGCGGGCTAATTCGTTCCTCATGCATACGGATCCAAAATTCGGCCCAGAGGTGGAGATCCTGCTCCGTCGCGCGGCCAAAGGTGTAACTTACTCTGAGACAAAAGAGTTTGTCAGCGCTGTAAAGAAGGCAATTGAGCCCTTCGACGTTGCGGGACTCTGTGCGTCGCCCAGAAACCATTGGTATCCAGTCAATGCCGAAGATCTTAGACGGGCAGCTTGGAAGGTCGGCGCAACCACCGAGGAGATTGACTCGATGCTCCAAAGCTCAGGCTTCTACGTCTAACTCGTTAGCGGTGGTGAGACCTCACGCCCTCAGTGCTTCTCGTGAGAAACCAGAATGATTGGCTTCGAAGAGACAACCCCGCTTCCCTCCTTAAGCGTTATCTCCTGGTTCGGCTTCACTCCGGTGATTGTCTCTCGTTTACCGCGAGGCCAGATAATGTCGACCGTGACAACCTTGCCGTCGAGGGGTTTGCCAAGTCCAAAGGTCAACGGCAACTCGCTCTGTGAAAGATAGCTTGATCCGCTCTTTACCATCGCCGACATCCGGCTTCCATTCGTCATGCGGACCGAGACCTTGGCTCCAATACCGTCCCGATTCGACCTCACCCCTACCGTCTTCACCCGCAACATGTCATTCTGATTGCCATTGTCATTGCGCAGGAGTCTTGCCGGTCCACCCGACGCTGTAATCAGAAGGTCCAGATCGCCATCGTTATCGAAGTCAAGATAAGCAGCTCCGCGACCTACAACGGCCTGCCGGAGAGCAGGGCCGACTTTCATGGATACATCCTCAAAGTGACCAGCGCCGCGATTGCGAAACAGCAGCGAAGGTTCGGCATATTTGACGGTGGGTTGAGTTACGCTCACGTCGTCGGCTACATGGCCGTTGGCTGCAAAAATATCGAGCAAGCCGTCCAGATCGTAGTCAAAGAAGAAGGCGCTGAAGGTAAGCGAACTTGCCGAAGGAGCACTGATTCCCGATGTCGCCGACATATCCGTAAACAGACCGGAACCATCGTTGCTGTAAAGGGCAAGACTCTCGTTCGTGAAGTTGCCGATCAACAAACTTTGGCGGCCAGAACCGTTGTAGTCGCCAGCATCAGCACCCATGCCAGCTCTGGGCTTCCCTGCATCGCTGAACGCCACCCCCGCGGAGAACGAACTCTCCGTAAAGGTTCCATTGTGATTATTGCGATAGAGCTTATTGGGCTGCGTGTCATTGGCAACAAACAGATCCATCCAGCCGTCTTCATCGAAATCCAGCAACGCGATTCCAAGAGATTTGCTAGAAGCATCGGCAAGACCAGCCTTCTTGGTTACATCTTCAAAAGCACCATTTCCGAGATTATGGAACAAGCTTCCACTTTGGCCCTTGTAGGCCTCGGGCGTGCAATACGATTTGTGCTTTCCATCCAGCGAACAGTTCTGATCTGTAGCAACCGACCAGTCCACATAATGCGATACGAAGAGATCTAGTTTGCCATCATTATCGAAATCGAACCACGCAGCCCCCGTAGCAAAGCCAGCGCTGCTCACACCTGCCTTCGCCGTTGCATCAGTAAACTTCCCCTCGCCAAGATTATGGAACAAGTGGCTACCGTCGAGTGCCGTAATGTAGATGTCGTCACGGCCATCGTTATCGTAGTCGCCCACCGCACAGCCTAAGCCGTACATCTCCACATCCAGGCCCGAACCGTGCGTGACATCCTTGAACGTACCATCCTGGTTGTTGTGGTAGAGCGCCGCTGTCGTCCTACCAACCTTGTGCTCCGGCCAATCCTTCGACTGCACGAAGACAACATCCTGCCAACCATCATTGTCGTAATCGATCACGCAAACGCCGCTCCCCATAGTTTCTGGCAGATACTTTTTCCCGAAGGCTCCATTGTTATGTTTGAAGTGAATACCCACAGCAGCCGTAACATCAGTAAACCGAATCGGCCCGGATGGTCGTATATCCTCGGCGGCCACCTCGTGGACATTAGCAGTTTGCGAACTTTGATCTACTTGGACAGAAGCAGGACGCGAAATTGTCTCTGGCGACTTCGCTTTACATCCCCACAAAAGCAATGCTGCCAGGAGCGAGACACCGTAGACACAAATCGTTCGAAACAAAATCAAGAGCTCCTGGTTTTCTTTGTGGGCTAAAGGCCTGAAGGAATACTCGTCAGCACCGGTGATGTCGGATGAGTACGCGAATCGCGGCGTGAATTAAGCCATAGCTCGGTCAATACTGCGATCGGTCCCACGATGAAGAGTGCGTACAACGGAGCGTAGATACTCTGGTTTAGCCGAAGCCCCATCTCCACAGCCGCCACCAGAAACGCAACCAGGCACTGCCCCCGAACCGAACGAACCGTTGTCTTCGGATCAGTAATCATGAAGAAGATGAAGAGTTGATACTCGGGCCCGGTCACGGGAGCGATCTCCGACAGCAAAGGATCACCGACAATCCAGGACCGGATCAACGCAAACGCAAGGAATGATGTCACATACACTGCACAAATATGAAAACGCTTCAGCCGCCAGATGATGACCGAGCCCAGCGACCAGATCACAAGCATCGCCCAAAGGCTGTTTCCCCACTGGATGCTTAGAGCCGTTACCGACTCCGCAGCAAAGAACAGCATGATGCAGATGCCGAAATTCGAGGGATTCCAGATATGCCGATTTTTCAAACGAACAACATACTTTGAAGTAATCGCGATGGCCGCACATAGCGCATACGGCCAGAAGGCCGGAGACCGCAACAGGATGCCAACGCTGATTCCGCTGATGTAAGCACTCGCAAGATGCGGCCACTTTCCCGTCATCGTTCGCCCGAGACTCAACTCGCAAACAATACTGCAGCCAATGGCCAGTAGCGTCTTCTTCCAGCTCTCAAGAATGCCAAACGAGAAATGGCCCACCAGCAGGATCATCGTAATGAAGATCGGCGGAATAAAACGATTCTCCATCGTTAGATAGCGCCGCGCCCACGAGTCCGGTGTCGCAGGAGTGAGCGGAACAACGACCGTTTGCGTACTCATGAGGGCTCCTTTACCTCGGAGATCCGATCCACAGGAAGGTTCTTCAGCGTCTGGAGTTTACCAGATGGCCAGCGCACGACGATCTCATCAATTGCCGTTGTTTTGCCAAGGCCAAAATGGAGGCGCCGATCATTCTCAGACGCGAAGCCGCTGCCACCGGCAATCTGTTGTATCTGTTGCTGCCCATTCCACTTGACCGTAACCTGCGCGCCGATCGCGCTGCGGTTGCTCTTCGTGCCTTCCAGCGAGAGTCCAATCCAGTGGTTTTCAGGACTAACCGTGTTCTTATAGAGCAACAAACGGCCTCGCTGGTTCGCCACAATCACATCGACAGCGCCGTTATTCCAAAGATCAGCCATCGCCACAGCTCGGCCATCCTCGGTATCTGTCACGCCAGCCATCTGCGCCACGTCAACAAACTTTCCTGCGCCATCGTTCAGCCACACGCGCTTGGATTGATACCCCGAAAGACTACGGCCCTCCATAGCCGGCCAGTCCTTAGCGTCACCAATAATCGCTGCATTACCGCCTGCCACCTTCGAGTAGTCATACCAATAGTCGCGCTTTCGATCGAGAGAAACGTATCCATTCGTCAGATAAAGGTCGAGCGCACCATCATTATTCAAATCACCGAACTGGGCGCCGAAGCTCCAACCACCTAACTCCACGCCCATATCCCGAGCAAGATTCTCATACTTGATTTGCTCACCCGACGTTCCTTCCTTCGGAACCCAAAGGTTGTTGCCTTGGATCAGCACGCCATCCTCAGAGATATTCGACACATAGATTGACATTCTCCCCTGGTTGAAGACGTCGCCAAAGGCAACATTCATCCCACTCTTCGGAGAGAATCCAACCCCGGCTTTTTCTCCTGCCTCGTGGAAGCGCTTGCCGTCGTTCATGTATAGCTCCGACACGCCGTAGTCATTTGCCACGAACAAATCAGGATGCCCTGTTCCTCGCAGGTCACCAGCAGCCGAGGCAAGCGACCAACGGCGGCTATCGATGCCAACCTTGGCGCTGACCTCCTCAAACCGCCCGTTCCCTAAATTGTGGAAGAGATACTTACGGCCCCCATTCTTGGCATATTCGAAGCTGTCCGGCATCATGCGTGTATTCGCCAGATGCCATAGGTCGACATTCTCCGGGTAGTATCCGCCAACGAACAGATCGACCAAACCATCACCGTCATAATCAAACCACACAGCCGTGTTGGCATTGATCCACTGCGGAAGACGCATGTCGTCGCTTACCCGCCGAAAGCCATGCCCCTGCTCATTGTGAAAGAGCTCCGGCCGACCCCACTTGATGAGGAAGAGATCCTCGTAACCGTCGTTATCGTAATCACCCCAGACACCACCCATGGACACACCCGTCCCCGCCTGGTTGACATCCGCCACTCCCAACTCAGTTGCCACATCTTTAAATGTCCCATCATGGAGATTCTTATAAAGATGATTCTGGCTCCCAATCGCACTGTTCGTTACATAAAGATCGGGCCACCCATCACGGTCGAAATCGACTACCGAGACCGATGCACCCATGGAAGCAACCTGCGGCATAATGTGCGCCAACTTTGCGTCGAGTTCAGGTGCCTGGTGCGTGAAATCAATCCCAGCCGCATGGGAAACCTCTTCGAAATAGAAACCATGACGCGCCAACGCAGTCCGTCCATCGAACTTCGATGAAATGACAGCTCTCGCCGCCCTTTGCTTCATAAGGAACGGGACAGCCAGCAGGCAGGCAAAAACGATCGCCAGTGGTATGCGAAGTAATGTGCCGCGCTTCATTGGCTCCCACCATCCACCAGTGCATCCCGAAAAGCGCTGCCGTCGACATATCGCGTCTGGTACGTCATCCAGTCCTGCTTGTGGTGCTGATACATCCAGTCATTCTCCAGACTAGTAGGTGGTCCATCATAGTTTTTGCGAGTGTGATGTGGGTACGGCAGCACGTTTTGCGAATAGGCCGAGTTGTAGTCACCATCCTTGATCCAGCCATCCCCAGCCAATACATAGTCACGCACCCACCCAACCGGAGGTGCATCAGAAGCCGCGAACCGCAGCGACATCTCGTCACCCGCATTCATGATCACGTAGCTATCGTCAGTCTTTTCCAGAAGAGGCCGTACGTCTCCGAAGCGCGTGTAGAACCCGGCAAGGTCGCGCCAGATTCTGGAGGTACTCGCAAGATGGTCATAGTTCGGAAGCTCAGGCGATGAGGCATTGGCCTGACGAACAGCCGAGAATCCACGATAGTGAAGATCCGCAACTGCAGGTGCTGCACGATTGATCTTCAGCGGTGTATCCGGCAGGCCCTTCGCCCATTCGATCGAATCCCAGTAGACCTCTAAATTGGTGCGAAGGCGCAGCCGATGCGAGGCACCACGCTGGAAGACACCGCTGAGGTCGATCATGCAAATTTTCTTCCGACCCGCCGGAAAGCCGAGATTAGACCGGACGACACGCCAGCCGCCATGCTCATCCGGCACCTCCATGCTCAACCAGTGTGGTCGCTCGTGCTTACCCTGATCCATCGCCACATTCACGGTGGAGTCCGACGGGTGCAGCCAGCCCTTCGCGATTAGCCACAGCGGAACGCCTTCCGGAACATGCTCGCCAAGATCGACTTCAACGTAGTGATCCCGAGTCACGCCCTGATACTGCCCTCGGCCAAACGTGTCAAGGTACTTGCCATCGAGCTTCCGCAGCGTGTCCGTCACATCGGCGCCATGGTCATCGATCGCCCGTGCAATCGGCTGCGGCTCGCCAACCGCCGTGATCGCCAGCTTCACCGCGGGAACGTCATAACGCTCATCCGTAAACACTTCGGTGCCGATCGGATGATCGACCGTCATCAAGGCAAGCGAGTCATAGAAGTAGGTCTCCCATAGCTCGCCCGTCACGCGCAGATCATAAAATCCATCTCGCGCCTTCAACTCATCACCACTGATCTTGTACCACTCCTCGGTGGCCGCAATATCCGCAGTTCCAAGCGCGTTGATGCGTAGGCCAATTGCCGATCCCCACGGCACGGAGTCCTTCACAAAGGACATCTTCTTTCCATCCCATGCAAACAGGAACGGGCATGATCCTTTCAGCCTCTGCTCCGTCACGATCTCCTGATCGGCCTTCAAACCAAACTCCGCGCGAACCGATCCGTTCGGCCAGACGATTCGTGCAACATCAACTTCCTTCTGTGTGCCAAGCCCGAAATGAAGCGCCGGTCCCGTCATCGGCTGCTTTTGCACCAGCAGTCCAGAGCGAATCTCGATCTCTCCACCAATCCCGAAAGGATTGATGCGCTGATCCCCGGTCGCCTGTCGCGCACGAGGACGAATCGTCTGCCAGTGATAGTCCTTCGTCCCATGATTTCGTGCGACCGTAGCGGCTCCGTCAGGATTCAACCCAAGTAAATCGAGACGACCATTCCCCTGCACATCCACCGCATCGAACACCTCAGCCGGCACCTGCAAAGTATCGGCACCATGAAAGGCTCCGGTTTCGTCCTGCAGCCACACCACAGCGCCCTTCGCACCAGCCCCGGGCGCAACCGACAACACCATCAGATCCACAGCACCGTTGTTATCGACATCTCCAGCCCGCAACCGGATCTCTCCTCTCGGCAGTGACGACGCTCCTGCAAGCTCTCGCTGTGTCCATGCGCCATTCGTTTCCTGGTACGAAAGCTCGAGTAACTTACCATCATCGCTCACCACATTGAGCCGCAGAAAGCTGTTGACATTCGTGCTGCTCACCGCAACCGCTCTCACTCCCGTCAGCGAATCCGGCAACTTGGCCTCAATAAACCTGCCGACACGCTGGTTCGCAAATACGCGCAGCCGCCCGGATCCATCGATCAGCGCAACATCCGGGCTTCCGTCACCGTTCAAATCAGCCCAGACAAACTGCCGAATGCCCGACACTCCAGCAAAGGGATGGATCGGTGTGAACGTCCCATCGCCGTTGTTCTGCAGCACCGTTGGCGCTCCCACCTTCGTGCCCAGCACAACATCCAGATCGCCATCGGCTTCCACATCAATCGCCCACGCCCCCGTATATGCCGCACTGGGTACGTTCGCCGGAAGCTTCATCGCAGCCGTTACATCGACGAAACTGGTCGCGCTCTCCTGCTTGAGGAGGCGCATACCGCCGCCCCCGGCAAACAGCAGGTCCGTCTTGAAGTCATAGTTGAAGTCGAACGCCAGCACGCCCTCGGGAGAAGGTCCGACCCCGGACGCACCCCCGGGAAACGGAAGGTCCACCCCGTTCGCAAGATGCACATGATGACCATCGCAAGCAGCAACAACCGGTGCATCCGCTCCATTCAATGCAAGCGCTCCGACCCAATCCCACTTGCCCGCTCCCATACCCTGGACGGGCTCGCTCGAATAGCTCATCGCCGCATCCATCGGAGCAGGGCGTGAAGGCGGATTCTGCATCAGCAGAAAGCGAGTCACAGGTTCCGTCTCTTCGCCCGGCTGCGCAGCAATCTTGGCCAGACTTGCTCGAAAGCTCGGCTCACGCATCAGCACATTGCGCAGAAACGTAGAACGCGTCGCCGCCGCTCGTGGCTCTGGACCGGCAGCGGAAGCCTGCAACGCTGCAAGCTGCTGCTTCACCTCCGGCGACCAACCCTCAGACCGTTTCACAATCCGCTCAATCGCCGCATGGAGCGTAACGGCATCACCTCGCTTTGCCGAGACCCTGCACAGGTCCACCAATGCCGCCATGTTCTCCGGATCGACACTCAGAATCTGCTGCAGCAGATCTTCGACTTCGGCGTCACTATTTGTGTCGCCCTGCCGTTCGACTTCAGTAGCCAGCCGGTAGACCGCTCGAAGGTTCTTCGGATTCTGGCGGACTGCCTCGCGAAGATCACCGATTGCTGCCGTCGAATCACCGCGTCCACTCTCCAGGATCCCTAACAGGTAGTCGATCCTGTCGTCGTTCGGTGCAAGTTGGTGCGCTCGCTTCAAACGCTCCGCCGCACCCTCGAAGTTCCGCTGCCGCAACGCGAGCACGCCCCAGTTGATCCACACCGCGGGCTCGCCAGGTACAAGGTCCGCTGCCCGCGAGAGATCCGTCTCAGCACGAACGTCGTCACCAACCTGCAAACCCGCCAGCCCGGTATAAAAGGCAGATACAAACTTGGTGTAGGTCTTGGAGTCCGTTGCAGGCAGGTGGTCACGCGACCTGCACCCGCTAAAGG
This genomic window contains:
- a CDS encoding FG-GAP-like repeat-containing protein; this encodes MKRSVARPITGLPSAPSGGRRWHDGLSLQGRLRELLILSCCGVAFSGCRSRDHLPATDSKTYTKFVSAFYTGLAGLQVGDDVRAETDLSRAADLVPGEPAVWINWGVLALRQRNFEGAAERLKRAHQLAPNDDRIDYLLGILESGRGDSTAAIGDLREAVRQNPKNLRAVYRLATEVERQGDTNSDAEVEDLLQQILSVDPENMAALVDLCRVSAKRGDAVTLHAAIERIVKRSEGWSPEVKQQLAALQASAAGPEPRAAATRSTFLRNVLMREPSFRASLAKIAAQPGEETEPVTRFLLMQNPPSRPAPMDAAMSYSSEPVQGMGAGKWDWVGALALNGADAPVVAACDGHHVHLANGVDLPFPGGASGVGPSPEGVLAFDFNYDFKTDLLFAGGGGMRLLKQESATSFVDVTAAMKLPANVPSAAYTGAWAIDVEADGDLDVVLGTKVGAPTVLQNNGDGTFTPIHPFAGVSGIRQFVWADLNGDGSPDVALIDGSGRLRVFANQRVGRFIEAKLPDSLTGVRAVAVSSTNVNSFLRLNVVSDDGKLLELSYQETNGAWTQRELAGASSLPRGEIRLRAGDVDNNGAVDLMVLSVAPGAGAKGAVVWLQDETGAFHGADTLQVPAEVFDAVDVQGNGRLDLLGLNPDGAATVARNHGTKDYHWQTIRPRARQATGDQRINPFGIGGEIEIRSGLLVQKQPMTGPALHFGLGTQKEVDVARIVWPNGSVRAEFGLKADQEIVTEQRLKGSCPFLFAWDGKKMSFVKDSVPWGSAIGLRINALGTADIAATEEWYKISGDELKARDGFYDLRVTGELWETYFYDSLALMTVDHPIGTEVFTDERYDVPAVKLAITAVGEPQPIARAIDDHGADVTDTLRKLDGKYLDTFGRGQYQGVTRDHYVEVDLGEHVPEGVPLWLIAKGWLHPSDSTVNVAMDQGKHERPHWLSMEVPDEHGGWRVVRSNLGFPAGRKKICMIDLSGVFQRGASHRLRLRTNLEVYWDSIEWAKGLPDTPLKINRAAPAVADLHYRGFSAVRQANASSPELPNYDHLASTSRIWRDLAGFYTRFGDVRPLLEKTDDSYVIMNAGDEMSLRFAASDAPPVGWVRDYVLAGDGWIKDGDYNSAYSQNVLPYPHHTRKNYDGPPTSLENDWMYQHHKQDWMTYQTRYVDGSAFRDALVDGGSQ